Proteins from a single region of Dysosmobacter acutus:
- a CDS encoding LysR family transcriptional regulator gives MTISQLRYVTEIIKCKSFNKASENLYISQPSLSVSIRKLEEELGEPLFVRTSTGVAPTPFGVELLPFIQDIVNLYEQMPLQVYGKASKHYLRISIANGGYRFFTEVIGKLYMAHKEDGIHIEYHDVPPEGSLSMVADGTAQIGGFTIWSFQKTSIESRLNRMGVRFVQLGSCSPTVSIGPKNPLWTRAENWVTLDMIREYPIIYSFSEHSNMLLKKLGLYNRGNLITCKERAGRGELLSHTDGISIGGFPSQVYRKASHYPNQRIFQLHGYNFKNEFGYIYNQSYDLSRVALEFIGYLDELIAD, from the coding sequence ATGACCATTAGCCAGCTTCGCTATGTGACTGAGATCATCAAATGCAAATCATTCAACAAGGCCTCGGAGAACCTGTATATCTCGCAGCCTTCCTTGTCGGTTTCCATCCGCAAACTGGAGGAGGAGCTGGGCGAGCCTTTATTTGTCCGGACAAGCACCGGCGTGGCCCCCACGCCTTTCGGGGTTGAATTGCTGCCTTTTATCCAGGACATCGTCAATTTGTACGAGCAAATGCCCCTTCAGGTCTATGGCAAGGCTTCGAAGCACTACTTACGGATTTCCATCGCCAACGGCGGATACCGGTTCTTTACCGAGGTGATCGGTAAACTTTATATGGCTCACAAAGAAGACGGAATCCATATTGAATACCACGACGTGCCGCCGGAGGGGAGTCTCTCAATGGTTGCGGACGGCACGGCCCAAATAGGCGGGTTCACCATATGGTCTTTTCAAAAAACATCCATAGAGTCCCGCCTAAACCGGATGGGGGTCCGGTTTGTCCAGCTTGGCAGCTGTTCCCCCACAGTCTCCATAGGCCCCAAAAACCCGCTGTGGACACGGGCGGAAAACTGGGTTACGCTGGACATGATCCGGGAGTATCCCATCATCTACTCCTTTTCCGAACACTCGAATATGCTGCTGAAAAAGCTGGGCTTGTACAACAGGGGCAACCTCATCACATGCAAGGAACGCGCCGGCCGCGGAGAACTGCTGTCGCACACCGACGGCATCTCCATCGGCGGATTTCCGTCCCAGGTTTACCGCAAGGCCAGCCACTATCCGAACCAGCGGATTTTTCAATTGCATGGGTATAATTTTAAAAACGAGTTTGGATATATCTACAACCAGTCCTATGACCTTTCCCGTGTTGCCCTTGAGTTCATCGGCTATCTGGATGAACTGATCGCCGACTGA
- a CDS encoding ABC transporter substrate-binding protein: MKRNLRFMRLLCASMAIVMMLSLAGCGQTGGDASQPQGSGEGEAETVSSKDEMVVACYGAVQSMFPGNDSKLPGAQMHVNLYDTLVTMGKDGTILPLLAESWEQLSDTTYRFHLRKGVKFHNGDELKASDVVFSLTTLKETPGAKSNAAQFDADHFVVEDDYTVVLATTEPFAPFLPILCHATMSIFQQSFYEEHEAAGDLDLVENGTGPFKLVEWNEGENIIVERFDDYFDGPAKVRTINFRYIPEVSTRLMELEAGGVDLIQEVSGTIMEDIKANPDLKLWTCSGVNTSYLALNFDKISDTKVREAIAHSIDNETLCSVCLLGAAEPLDNYLPDTVPGAYDTGGYSYDPELSKQLFAEAGYPDGYELELSFYTSADNRRMGEFLQNMMAESGITVKLNEMDSSAYTPMLNAREQTAAILTTVCTLRDPHQTLGKLYSDLVGSGGNRVNYVDPDLDAMLDEAAAENDAEKRVELYADIQQYLYDRVVYIPLYNMMTMTATTAKIRGFDLVLPTNYQKYNNVYFVD, translated from the coding sequence ATGAAAAGAAATTTGCGATTCATGAGACTGCTGTGCGCAAGTATGGCCATCGTTATGATGCTCTCTCTTGCGGGCTGCGGCCAAACCGGAGGCGACGCGAGTCAGCCCCAGGGAAGTGGGGAAGGCGAGGCGGAAACAGTCTCCAGCAAAGATGAAATGGTAGTTGCCTGCTATGGCGCTGTCCAGTCTATGTTCCCGGGCAACGACAGCAAGCTCCCGGGCGCACAGATGCATGTCAACCTGTATGATACGCTGGTCACCATGGGCAAGGACGGGACCATCCTGCCGCTGCTTGCCGAGAGCTGGGAGCAGCTGAGTGACACAACTTACCGCTTCCACCTCAGAAAGGGCGTCAAGTTCCACAATGGAGACGAACTGAAGGCCAGCGACGTTGTATTCAGCCTTACAACGCTGAAGGAGACCCCGGGCGCCAAGAGCAATGCCGCGCAGTTTGATGCCGATCACTTTGTGGTGGAGGACGACTACACGGTTGTCCTTGCGACAACGGAACCCTTTGCTCCCTTTTTGCCCATCCTCTGCCATGCGACAATGAGCATCTTCCAGCAGTCCTTCTATGAAGAGCACGAGGCTGCCGGGGATCTGGACCTGGTGGAAAACGGAACGGGCCCGTTCAAGCTTGTCGAATGGAATGAGGGCGAAAATATTATTGTTGAGCGCTTCGACGACTATTTCGACGGTCCCGCGAAGGTGCGCACCATCAACTTCAGGTATATTCCCGAGGTCAGCACCCGCCTGATGGAGCTGGAAGCTGGCGGCGTTGATCTGATCCAGGAAGTGTCCGGCACCATTATGGAGGATATCAAGGCGAACCCGGATTTGAAGCTGTGGACATGCTCCGGCGTGAATACAAGCTACCTTGCCCTGAATTTCGATAAGATTTCGGACACCAAGGTCCGTGAGGCAATTGCGCACTCCATCGACAACGAGACCCTGTGCTCCGTCTGCCTGCTTGGCGCGGCGGAGCCCCTGGACAATTATCTGCCCGATACGGTTCCCGGCGCCTATGACACCGGCGGATATTCCTATGATCCCGAACTCAGCAAGCAGCTCTTTGCCGAAGCGGGATATCCGGATGGGTATGAGCTGGAGCTTTCCTTCTACACCAGCGCGGACAACCGCCGCATGGGCGAATTTTTGCAGAACATGATGGCGGAGAGCGGCATCACCGTGAAACTCAACGAGATGGACAGCTCCGCCTATACCCCCATGCTCAATGCCCGTGAGCAGACCGCCGCGATTCTGACGACGGTGTGCACGCTCCGCGATCCCCACCAGACGCTTGGAAAGCTGTATTCCGATCTTGTGGGCTCCGGCGGAAACCGCGTCAACTATGTTGACCCCGATTTGGATGCCATGCTGGATGAAGCCGCCGCGGAAAATGACGCCGAAAAGCGTGTGGAGCTCTATGCGGATATTCAGCAGTATCTCTATGACCGGGTTGTCTACATCCCCCTCTACAATATGATGACAATGACGGCCACCACGGCCAAGATCCGCGGATTTGACCTGGTTCTGCCGACGAACTATCAGAAGTATAACAACGTCTATTTTGTGGACTAA
- a CDS encoding Rid family hydrolase translates to MEVIHHEPHGRASRIVEYNGVLYFEIHAPADAARRQMTMYDQATALLRRYDELLGQYGSDKHHVLRAEIILRDASDLDEFNRAWTEWVDDGFQPARLTHTGLILPESVLLGVVITAAKKAA, encoded by the coding sequence ATGGAAGTAATTCATCATGAACCCCATGGCCGGGCGAGCCGGATCGTTGAATACAACGGCGTCCTGTATTTTGAAATCCACGCGCCTGCTGACGCCGCAAGGCGCCAGATGACGATGTACGACCAGGCGACAGCGCTGCTGCGCCGCTATGACGAGCTGCTTGGACAGTACGGCTCGGATAAGCACCACGTTTTGAGGGCGGAGATTATTTTACGGGATGCCTCCGATCTGGACGAGTTCAACCGGGCCTGGACAGAGTGGGTGGACGATGGCTTCCAGCCCGCCAGGCTGACGCACACTGGATTGATCCTTCCCGAAAGCGTTCTTCTTGGCGTTGTGATTACCGCAGCGAAAAAAGCCGCATGA
- a CDS encoding alpha/beta hydrolase family protein translates to MQTIKCEDFLNYRFFSALEMAPDGRSAVFCLSQAVKEKNGYDSALWRYTRDDNGIAPIGGTESARSFCYLDPDRILFPTPGDKQDRDYVGRGGWLTIFAEKNLKTQECREAFRVPLKGATARLVHPNLFLLSCVRDNARPNIEAMAEEERNAALEKWKEEEDFEICDELPFLSDGRGFINKKRHTLYLYDTQKQELSELTERDFEAAHCALSAEGRYIAFSGVSYDRYYVRQHGIYLYDTETRKTSTLLTPGSYQIMGLDFLGEELVVAASPWNGEGPFPNHNLYTLPLTGGAMRLRHTHSREDFGSKTCSDCRYGAGTTFRVSDGYLYYFTTCDTAAYINRWKPGQQPERLNGEEFIPDSLAVGSGTLLATGTADGLQELFSMEDDGPRRISEVNAEALKDKAVSRPRKYQFRDRDNFLVSGFVIEPVGYDPKKTYPGILEIHGGPRAAFTAGFFHEMQYLAGKGYFVFFCNPRGSAGNGEAFADIRGHRGSADFMDVMEWTDFVLEQYPAIDPERLGVMGGSYGGYLTNWCITHTRRFHAAVSMRSISNITGDFGATDFGVWGTPGVYGGTPWNHEERLREQSPYTYAMNVTTPTLFLHSFEDFRCSLSGAMQMYSALQIKGVPTRMCLFRRSSHELSRSGAPRSRIRRLKELSGWVDRYLTEE, encoded by the coding sequence ATGCAGACAATCAAATGTGAAGACTTTCTGAATTATCGCTTTTTCTCTGCCCTTGAAATGGCGCCTGACGGGCGCTCGGCAGTCTTTTGCCTGTCCCAGGCAGTAAAAGAAAAAAATGGATACGACAGTGCGCTGTGGCGCTATACGCGGGATGACAACGGGATTGCCCCCATTGGGGGAACGGAGTCGGCGCGCAGCTTCTGCTATTTGGACCCGGACCGCATTCTGTTCCCCACCCCCGGGGACAAACAGGACAGAGACTACGTTGGCCGCGGCGGCTGGCTTACGATTTTCGCGGAAAAGAACCTGAAGACCCAGGAATGCAGGGAGGCCTTCAGGGTCCCGCTGAAAGGGGCGACGGCGCGCCTTGTCCATCCGAACCTGTTCCTCTTATCCTGCGTTCGGGACAATGCAAGGCCGAATATTGAAGCGATGGCGGAGGAAGAACGCAACGCCGCGCTGGAAAAATGGAAGGAGGAAGAGGACTTTGAGATTTGCGATGAACTGCCCTTCCTCTCTGACGGCCGGGGGTTCATCAACAAGAAGAGGCATACGCTCTACCTTTATGACACGCAGAAGCAGGAGCTGTCCGAATTGACGGAACGCGATTTTGAAGCCGCCCATTGCGCACTCAGCGCGGAGGGAAGGTATATCGCGTTCAGCGGCGTCAGCTATGACCGCTATTATGTGCGTCAGCACGGCATTTACCTCTACGATACGGAGACCCGGAAAACCAGCACGCTTTTGACGCCCGGCTCCTATCAGATTATGGGACTGGACTTTCTTGGGGAGGAGCTTGTTGTCGCGGCCTCCCCCTGGAACGGGGAAGGTCCGTTTCCAAACCACAACCTGTACACGCTGCCATTGACCGGCGGCGCCATGCGTCTGCGCCACACGCACAGCAGGGAGGACTTTGGGAGCAAAACCTGTTCGGACTGCCGCTATGGGGCCGGGACCACGTTCCGGGTGTCCGACGGATATCTCTACTATTTCACGACCTGCGACACGGCGGCCTATATCAATCGCTGGAAGCCCGGACAGCAGCCGGAGCGCCTGAACGGGGAAGAGTTCATCCCCGACAGCCTGGCGGTGGGAAGCGGGACGCTGCTGGCGACCGGTACGGCGGACGGCCTTCAGGAGCTCTTTTCCATGGAGGACGATGGACCGCGCCGCATAAGCGAAGTCAATGCGGAGGCGCTGAAGGACAAGGCGGTCAGCAGGCCGCGCAAGTATCAATTCAGAGACCGGGACAATTTTTTGGTCAGCGGATTTGTGATAGAGCCTGTCGGATACGATCCGAAAAAGACATACCCCGGCATTCTGGAAATCCACGGCGGGCCAAGGGCCGCGTTTACGGCGGGCTTTTTCCATGAGATGCAGTATCTGGCTGGGAAGGGGTATTTCGTCTTTTTCTGCAATCCAAGAGGCTCGGCGGGAAACGGGGAGGCCTTCGCGGACATTCGCGGCCACCGGGGCTCGGCCGACTTTATGGATGTGATGGAATGGACTGATTTTGTGCTGGAGCAGTATCCGGCAATCGATCCGGAGCGGCTGGGCGTGATGGGCGGCTCCTACGGCGGCTATCTGACGAATTGGTGCATCACCCATACCCGCCGGTTCCACGCCGCGGTTTCCATGCGCTCCATCTCCAACATCACGGGCGACTTTGGCGCCACGGATTTCGGCGTCTGGGGAACGCCCGGCGTTTACGGCGGAACGCCCTGGAACCATGAAGAGCGCCTCAGGGAACAGTCTCCTTATACCTACGCGATGAATGTGACCACCCCCACGCTTTTTCTGCACTCATTTGAGGACTTCCGCTGCTCCCTCAGCGGGGCGATGCAGATGTATTCCGCGCTGCAGATAAAAGGCGTGCCCACAAGGATGTGCCTGTTCCGCCGCTCAAGCCATGAACTGTCAAGATCAGGCGCTCCGCGCAGCCGCATCCGCAGGCTCAAAGAGCTTTCCGGATGGGTTGACCGCTATCTGACTGAAGAGTAA
- a CDS encoding tetratricopeptide repeat protein gives MSHEKIQERQLKIMREGGATRGPIVMDRDILKEVDAKLEKDPKDFIAWVSRGILYFNDDFEKAIESFSNALAIQPFNGDQYYNRGRKFLSEDRYPQALSDFVLSTRLDDKDAWKWHFRGVAHYFLEQYEEAIECFERGIDCHLKNGTNNTPPERDWIFMAYLHMGEKEKALKSIADVTPDTPVEKGDLMYLKRCLLYTGQTSIDEFDREVDRSMAKRIITELYGAVVYCHWISGDDERAAGYLKEILAVEEDHHAFGYKMALLDRATWAKEYF, from the coding sequence ATGAGTCACGAAAAAATTCAGGAGAGACAGCTTAAAATCATGAGAGAAGGCGGCGCCACCCGGGGCCCCATCGTCATGGACAGGGATATTCTGAAAGAGGTGGATGCAAAGTTAGAGAAGGACCCCAAGGATTTTATCGCCTGGGTTTCCAGAGGAATCCTGTATTTTAACGATGATTTCGAAAAGGCCATCGAGAGCTTTTCCAACGCGCTGGCCATCCAGCCTTTCAACGGCGACCAGTATTACAACCGCGGCCGTAAATTCCTCTCTGAGGACCGCTATCCCCAGGCCCTGTCCGACTTTGTCCTGTCCACGCGTCTGGATGACAAGGATGCGTGGAAGTGGCATTTCCGCGGCGTGGCCCACTATTTCCTTGAGCAGTATGAAGAGGCCATTGAGTGTTTTGAACGCGGCATTGACTGCCACCTGAAAAATGGGACCAACAACACGCCGCCTGAGCGGGATTGGATCTTTATGGCCTATCTGCACATGGGCGAGAAGGAAAAGGCGCTAAAATCCATTGCCGACGTCACTCCGGACACGCCTGTGGAAAAGGGCGACCTCATGTATCTCAAGCGCTGCCTGCTCTATACCGGCCAGACCAGCATCGATGAGTTTGACCGCGAGGTCGACCGCAGCATGGCGAAGAGAATCATCACCGAGCTTTATGGCGCTGTTGTTTACTGCCACTGGATCAGCGGCGACGATGAAAGAGCCGCCGGCTACCTGAAGGAGATTTTGGCCGTAGAAGAGGACCACCATGCCTTTGGCTATAAGATGGCTCTGCTTGACCGGGCTACCTGGGCGAAGGAGTATTTTTAA
- the nikB gene encoding nickel ABC transporter permease, translated as MVRYIVKRFIALIPVLLGVTLIIFTLLYFTPGDPALIMLGDEAATPEAIAQVHEELGLDDPFWVRYGNYVLDLLHGDLGVSYLNKRPVADMLLERLPKTMTLACVSAALAIVLGITLGVIAAVKHNSIFDNLCMVFALGGVSMPHFWQGLLLMLLFGVKLGWLPISGYGTFAQLVLPALTIGYGCMAIIARMTRSSMLEVINQDYINFAHAKGQKKLIIITRHALQNALIPIITTIALQFGILLGGSVITESIFAIPGIGKLMVDSIRASNYPVVQGGVLMIAFIYCVNNLLVDIIYAFIDPRMKTSLSNAR; from the coding sequence ATGGTTAGATACATTGTTAAACGCTTCATAGCGCTGATTCCTGTGCTTTTGGGAGTGACGCTGATTATCTTCACGCTGCTGTATTTTACTCCCGGAGACCCGGCTCTGATTATGCTGGGCGATGAAGCTGCGACGCCCGAGGCAATTGCCCAGGTACATGAGGAACTGGGCCTGGACGACCCCTTTTGGGTTCGGTATGGCAACTATGTTCTGGACTTGCTGCACGGCGATCTGGGCGTTTCTTACCTGAATAAGAGGCCGGTTGCGGACATGCTGCTGGAGCGCCTGCCCAAGACGATGACGCTGGCATGCGTATCGGCTGCCCTTGCAATTGTTTTGGGGATTACGCTTGGAGTGATTGCGGCAGTGAAGCACAACTCCATTTTTGACAACCTCTGCATGGTTTTTGCCTTGGGCGGCGTATCCATGCCCCACTTCTGGCAGGGACTGCTGCTGATGCTCCTGTTCGGCGTAAAATTGGGCTGGCTGCCAATATCGGGATACGGCACGTTTGCCCAACTGGTCCTGCCCGCGCTGACGATTGGATACGGCTGCATGGCGATCATTGCAAGAATGACCCGTTCAAGCATGCTGGAGGTAATCAATCAGGACTACATCAACTTTGCACATGCAAAGGGCCAGAAAAAACTGATCATCATCACCCGCCACGCGCTCCAGAATGCCCTCATCCCGATTATTACAACAATCGCGCTCCAATTCGGAATCCTGCTGGGCGGGTCTGTCATCACCGAGAGCATATTTGCCATCCCCGGCATTGGGAAGCTGATGGTCGACTCGATCCGTGCAAGCAATTATCCGGTGGTTCAGGGCGGCGTTTTGATGATCGCTTTTATCTACTGCGTCAACAATCTGCTGGTAGATATTATCTACGCATTTATTGACCCAAGAATGAAAACCAGTTTGAGTAACGCGAGGTGA
- a CDS encoding ABC transporter permease encodes MGDKTLGAKIKSESYFASVWNEFRKNKAAVLGMAILLAIVFVAVFADVLAPHDPYLQVYSEALQHPSSSHIFGTDEFGRDIFSRVLYGARVSLLVGVVSVAIACVFGSLLGASAGYFGGAYDAMVMRCMDVLLAIPSLLLNLSIVAALGKSVFNMMLAVGVANIPRYCRIMRASVLQIKNTEYVDAARTSGASHMFIILRHIIPNCLAPIIVQATLSVGSAIIACAGLSFLGVGIPAPTPEWGAMLSNGKEFLRHNAYITIFPGLAIMLTVLSLNLMGDGLRDAFDPKLRR; translated from the coding sequence ATGGGTGATAAAACTTTAGGGGCCAAAATAAAAAGCGAGAGCTATTTTGCTTCTGTGTGGAATGAGTTTAGGAAGAACAAGGCAGCCGTGTTGGGAATGGCAATTTTGCTTGCCATTGTCTTTGTCGCCGTATTTGCTGATGTGCTTGCACCCCATGATCCCTACCTCCAGGTTTATTCAGAAGCCCTGCAGCATCCAAGCTCCTCCCATATCTTCGGCACGGATGAGTTTGGGCGGGACATCTTCAGCAGAGTGCTTTACGGCGCCAGGGTATCTCTGCTGGTCGGCGTTGTGTCCGTGGCAATCGCATGCGTCTTCGGCAGCCTTCTTGGAGCGAGCGCCGGCTATTTCGGCGGGGCCTATGATGCGATGGTGATGCGCTGCATGGATGTTCTTCTTGCAATCCCCAGTCTTCTGCTGAATCTGTCAATCGTCGCCGCGCTTGGAAAGAGCGTGTTCAACATGATGCTGGCCGTGGGCGTGGCCAACATTCCCCGCTATTGCCGCATTATGAGAGCGTCGGTGCTCCAGATCAAGAACACGGAGTACGTGGATGCGGCGCGTACATCAGGCGCCTCCCACATGTTCATTATCCTGCGCCATATCATCCCCAACTGCCTTGCTCCGATCATTGTTCAGGCGACCCTGAGCGTGGGATCGGCAATTATCGCCTGTGCCGGACTGAGCTTTCTTGGCGTTGGAATACCGGCGCCTACCCCGGAGTGGGGAGCGATGCTTTCCAACGGCAAGGAGTTTCTGCGCCACAATGCATACATTACGATTTTCCCCGGTCTTGCCATCATGCTTACGGTTCTCTCACTGAACCTTATGGGCGATGGTCTGCGTGATGCATTTGATCCGAAATTACGGCGGTAA
- a CDS encoding ABC transporter ATP-binding protein encodes MRTQNDKAQAGGAAAAPEASVLQISGLRTCLETRKGKLYPVDGVDLDIPRGKIVGLVGESGCGKSMMANSVMGLLPQGGHISEGSVRFCGNDFLAYTAEQRRLLYGDRMTLIFQEPMSSLNPVIKVGPQVLEVVMLHKEIGKEEAKKQVIEMFRSVGIPEPERRYNCYPHELSGGLRQRVMISAAMICRPDLLIADEPTTALDVTIEAQILQLMRRLQQEAGTSILLITHDLGVVAEICDMVYVMYAGKIVETADVYELFHNPKHPYTRGLLGSLPSRNTEKRLQSIPGTVPMLAEMPQGCRFAPRCQHAADKCRQALPSAAQVHEGHRVSCWMFQKEE; translated from the coding sequence ATGAGAACACAAAACGATAAAGCTCAGGCCGGGGGAGCCGCTGCGGCCCCCGAAGCCTCTGTTTTGCAGATCTCCGGATTGCGCACCTGCCTGGAGACCAGAAAGGGGAAGCTGTATCCGGTTGACGGCGTGGATTTGGATATTCCCAGAGGGAAGATCGTTGGGCTGGTAGGGGAGAGCGGCTGCGGAAAAAGCATGATGGCAAATTCAGTGATGGGGCTGCTGCCGCAGGGCGGTCACATTTCCGAGGGCAGTGTCAGATTCTGCGGAAATGACTTTCTGGCCTATACGGCGGAGCAGCGCCGGCTGCTGTACGGCGACCGGATGACGCTGATTTTTCAGGAGCCGATGAGCAGCCTGAATCCGGTCATCAAGGTTGGACCCCAGGTTCTTGAGGTCGTGATGCTGCACAAGGAGATCGGCAAGGAAGAGGCAAAAAAGCAGGTGATCGAGATGTTCCGCAGCGTCGGAATCCCGGAGCCGGAACGGCGCTACAACTGCTATCCCCACGAACTCAGCGGCGGCCTTCGCCAGCGGGTTATGATCAGCGCGGCAATGATATGCAGGCCCGATCTGCTGATCGCGGATGAGCCGACGACCGCCCTGGATGTGACCATTGAGGCGCAGATCCTGCAGCTGATGCGCAGGCTTCAGCAGGAGGCCGGGACTTCCATTCTTCTGATCACCCATGATCTGGGCGTTGTCGCGGAAATCTGCGACATGGTCTATGTCATGTATGCCGGAAAAATTGTGGAGACGGCAGACGTATATGAGCTGTTCCACAATCCGAAGCATCCTTACACACGGGGCCTGCTGGGATCGCTCCCAAGCCGGAACACGGAAAAGCGTCTGCAAAGCATCCCGGGGACCGTGCCCATGCTGGCGGAGATGCCGCAGGGCTGCCGGTTTGCTCCCCGCTGCCAGCACGCGGCGGACAAGTGCAGGCAGGCCCTTCCTTCCGCGGCGCAAGTACATGAGGGACATCGTGTCAGCTGCTGGATGTTCCAAAAGGAGGAATGA
- a CDS encoding ABC transporter ATP-binding protein encodes MEREVLLRGEGLVKEFPAGRNKVHAVSDVDITIYKGETLGLVGESGCGKSTLGRLILGLLRPTAGKLWFEEKELTAMSTGEFRKMRKDIQCIFQDPYASLDPRLSIANSIMEPLTINGVGSKQDRQKQVEELLRIVGIPVEYKNRFPHQFSGGQRQRVGIARALALNPKLIVCDEPVSALDVSIQAQVLNLLADLQEKMGLTYLFISHDLNVVRRISDRVCIMYLGMICESGPTEEIFAHPRHPYTSFLLSAVPVTDPSDRQGKQLISGELPSPMAPPPGCRFHTRCPYATEECRQNVPAAVEGNGRLVACHHPR; translated from the coding sequence ATGGAGCGGGAAGTATTGCTGCGCGGTGAAGGCCTTGTAAAGGAGTTCCCCGCCGGACGCAATAAGGTCCATGCCGTATCAGATGTGGACATCACGATTTACAAGGGAGAGACCCTGGGCCTTGTGGGGGAAAGCGGCTGCGGCAAGAGTACGCTGGGCCGGCTGATCCTTGGGCTGCTCCGCCCCACTGCGGGAAAACTGTGGTTCGAAGAAAAAGAACTGACCGCAATGAGCACAGGCGAGTTTCGGAAGATGCGAAAGGATATCCAGTGCATTTTTCAGGACCCCTATGCAAGTCTGGACCCCCGGCTGAGCATAGCAAACTCCATTATGGAGCCGCTGACAATCAACGGTGTTGGCAGCAAGCAGGACAGGCAGAAACAAGTCGAGGAGCTGCTGCGGATTGTGGGCATCCCGGTGGAATACAAAAACCGCTTTCCCCACCAGTTCAGCGGGGGCCAGCGTCAGCGCGTCGGGATCGCGCGTGCGCTGGCGCTGAACCCCAAACTGATTGTCTGCGATGAGCCGGTATCGGCGCTGGATGTGTCCATTCAGGCCCAGGTGCTGAATCTGCTTGCCGACCTGCAGGAGAAAATGGGGTTGACTTATTTGTTCATCTCCCATGATTTGAATGTGGTGAGGCGTATCTCCGACCGTGTGTGCATCATGTATTTGGGTATGATTTGCGAAAGCGGACCCACGGAGGAGATATTTGCGCATCCGCGGCATCCGTACACCAGCTTCCTGCTCAGTGCGGTACCTGTCACGGACCCCAGCGACAGACAGGGGAAACAGCTGATTTCCGGCGAGCTGCCCAGCCCTATGGCTCCGCCGCCGGGCTGCAGATTCCATACGCGCTGCCCTTACGCGACGGAGGAATGCCGGCAGAATGTCCCGGCGGCGGTGGAGGGGAACGGACGCCTTGTGGCATGCCACCATCCCCGTTAA